CCGCAAACCCGCCTGCGCCGCGGTGAAATCCTGTATCGTGGCGGCCGCTTTGCCCAGGCCCAGACCACGCTGGCCTCCATCTGTGACAGCCGCCACTCGCGGGCCTGTCTTTTGGCGGGCTACGCCGCATGGCACCGCACACAATGGGACCAGGCCCGCGGCTTTCTCTCACGCATCGGCCCCAACGCGACCTGTGCCGATCAAGCCGCCTCCGCCCTGGCCGTCCTCGATTCCCTGGAGGAGACTTCCCGTCCGGAGCAGCCCGGCAGAGCCACAGATTGAGCTTTGTCCGGCAAACCAGTACGATGCCCGCGCATCGACACTGTCCTCTGACCAAGCGAGACCGCATGTCCCTATCGCCCTTGCTTCCTTGTCCTGCTTCGCTGTCCTTCCGGCGCAGTGCCGCGCCCTTGGTCCTGGTGCTCCTCTTCCTGGGGGGAGTTTTCCCCGGTCTTTCGACCGCCCAGGCCACCAATGCGACCCAGCCTGCAACAGCCCTCTCCCAGGCCGTACGCCAGGAGATCGAAGCGCAACGCCAAGCGGGCCGATGGACAGAAGAAAAACAGGCCGTGATCCAAAAGCTGCTCGACCTCAAAACCCGGCTGGCCTGGACGGAATTCAAGAACAGACAGCTGACGGCGAGCACACAACGCACCCGCCTCGAACTCGAACGGGTCCGCCAGGAAAACGAAAATCTCAAGGCCCTCCGCCGCCACTTGGCCCCCTCCCTGGAAACCGTGATTGAGGAACTCGCCACCCTGGTCGAAAACGACCTCGCCTTTCTGGAATCAGAGCGCCGCGACCGCCTCGCCTTTCTGCGTCAAAGCGTTCTCGACGCCGAACTCGACCTGGCAACCCGGCTTGATCGGGTTTTGCAAGGGCTGCTGGTCGAGGCGAGCTACGCCGGGGACATCGCCTTGCACACGACTCGACTCGAGCGCGGCACCTCCTCGCTGCAGGTGCGCCTGCTACGGCTGGGACGACTGGGCAAATACTACCTGAGCCTTGACGGCAGCCACGGCGGGTGGTGGGACGCCCGGGAGCAACAATGGCGGGACCTGCCAGGATCGCTTCTGCCCGAACTGCGCCGCGCCTATGCCATCGCCGAGGACAGGGCGGCCGCCGAATTCGTCAGCTTGCCCCTTCCCCATTCAGGAAGCGCTACCGAGGAGGACCGCTAATGCCTCCACTGCCAACGGTTGCCAAACGGACTTGGGCGCTCTTCGGGCTTCTTGCTGTGCTGATAGGGATCCCTGTCTGCGCTGCTGCAGGCAACTGGACCGCTGTTCGCGAGACCCTTGTGGACACCGCAAACCGGACCGAGGACCAGGCCCGGCTGACCAGCACACTGGTCCAACAGGACAAAACCGCCCTGCACAATCGGCTCGAGAGCCTGCAAAAACGCTTGCGTGAAGAACAGGCGGCCCTTGAAGCCAACCAAGCCTCCC
The sequence above is drawn from the Desulfohalobium retbaense DSM 5692 genome and encodes:
- a CDS encoding DUF3450 domain-containing protein, with the translated sequence MSLSPLLPCPASLSFRRSAAPLVLVLLFLGGVFPGLSTAQATNATQPATALSQAVRQEIEAQRQAGRWTEEKQAVIQKLLDLKTRLAWTEFKNRQLTASTQRTRLELERVRQENENLKALRRHLAPSLETVIEELATLVENDLAFLESERRDRLAFLRQSVLDAELDLATRLDRVLQGLLVEASYAGDIALHTTRLERGTSSLQVRLLRLGRLGKYYLSLDGSHGGWWDAREQQWRDLPGSLLPELRRAYAIAEDRAAAEFVSLPLPHSGSATEEDR